The Pseudomonas asiatica genome has a segment encoding these proteins:
- a CDS encoding TIGR02678 family protein — translation MSIPSSRRGTRHVGETQKAQQQDEFRRALRSLLMCPLMPPGHADFPAVRRQAERLREWFARETGWPLHVDREGARLFKRPADLSAPTRGLPDYDRRRYVLLCLAAAVLERADPQITLRQIGERIVQQAADPALQTLGFAFTLHCAAERRELVMVCRTLLAHGVLERVAGEEESYVQDGSGPQSDALYDIHRRLLAGLLAAVRGPSTWSTEETPGNTEARLHALVAGFTADSEQGRRDAIRHHLARRLLDDPVLYTDSLDEETRSYFLNQRGVLANRLCEATGLVAEQRAEGLALIDESGQLTDIAMPAEGTEAHVTLLVAEYLARRLRDKRAPLRATESEIALFLHEAAGRYGRYWRKSARSPGAEHELAEIAIARLCRLGLMLRDMHGVHPLPAIARFSLGQTEVRNAQGAETLFLTEPDA, via the coding sequence ATGAGCATACCCTCGTCCCGCCGTGGCACCCGACATGTCGGAGAAACACAGAAGGCGCAGCAGCAAGACGAATTCCGCCGGGCTTTGCGTAGCCTGCTGATGTGCCCGCTCATGCCGCCAGGGCACGCGGATTTCCCCGCCGTACGTCGCCAAGCCGAGCGCCTGCGCGAGTGGTTCGCCCGCGAGACCGGCTGGCCGCTGCATGTGGACCGCGAGGGTGCCCGCCTGTTCAAGCGCCCGGCCGACCTGTCCGCTCCGACCCGCGGCCTGCCGGACTATGACCGGCGTCGCTATGTACTGCTGTGTCTGGCTGCTGCAGTGCTGGAGCGAGCCGACCCGCAGATCACCCTGCGACAGATCGGCGAACGGATCGTACAACAAGCCGCCGACCCGGCATTGCAGACACTGGGTTTCGCCTTCACCTTGCACTGCGCTGCCGAAAGACGCGAGTTGGTCATGGTGTGCCGTACCCTCCTGGCTCATGGCGTTCTCGAACGTGTCGCTGGCGAGGAAGAGAGTTACGTACAGGACGGCAGCGGGCCACAGTCCGACGCGCTCTACGACATTCACCGGCGCTTGCTGGCCGGCCTGCTGGCGGCGGTGCGCGGGCCCTCGACCTGGAGCACAGAGGAGACTCCGGGAAATACCGAGGCGCGGCTGCATGCACTGGTGGCCGGCTTTACAGCGGACAGCGAGCAAGGCAGGCGCGACGCCATACGCCACCACCTGGCGCGACGCCTGCTCGACGATCCGGTGCTGTATACCGACAGCCTGGATGAAGAGACGCGCAGCTATTTCCTCAATCAGCGTGGTGTTCTCGCCAACCGCTTGTGTGAAGCCACCGGACTGGTCGCCGAGCAACGCGCCGAAGGCCTGGCCCTGATCGACGAGAGCGGGCAACTGACGGATATAGCCATGCCCGCCGAGGGCACTGAGGCTCATGTAACGCTGCTGGTAGCGGAGTACCTGGCCCGGCGTCTGCGGGATAAACGTGCCCCATTGCGAGCGACAGAAAGCGAGATTGCCCTGTTCCTGCACGAGGCCGCTGGGCGATATGGTCGCTACTGGCGCAAATCGGCGCGCTCGCCAGGCGCCGAACACGAGCTGGCGGAAATCGCCATCGCTCGCCTATGTCGTCTGGGCCTAATGCTGCGTGATATGCATGGCGTACATCCGTTGCCCGCCATTGCCCGCTTCTCCCTCGGACAGACCGAGGTGCGCAACGCCCAAGGGGCCGAAACCCTGTTTCTAACCGAGCCTGACGCATGA